In a single window of the Campylobacter fetus subsp. testudinum 03-427 genome:
- the hyfE gene encoding hydrogenase-4, membrane component E (Pfam match to PF00420.20 Oxidored_q2) has protein sequence MEILIILMMILTLLVFGFRSYKLSIISYVLEAIALVCVFLFLANEYKANPLFSWAIIAFFIKVIAVPLILFTLVKKLGVTHEVEPVGGFLVSPLIAFAFSIGSAMLIAPIFMEFSLIKNETALIGGIFIFMVGIFGFILRNSFIKQILSYCLFENGIHLSLALTAYNSHALVELGILSDAVFAIIIMSILAFRYYKIYGTLDTSIANSLKG, from the coding sequence ATGGAAATTTTAATAATTTTAATGATGATTTTAACTCTTTTGGTATTTGGTTTTAGAAGTTATAAATTAAGCATTATAAGTTACGTTTTAGAAGCTATAGCGTTAGTTTGTGTGTTCTTGTTTTTAGCAAACGAATACAAGGCAAATCCACTGTTTTCATGGGCGATAATCGCATTTTTTATAAAAGTCATAGCAGTTCCACTCATTCTTTTTACTCTAGTAAAAAAACTCGGAGTTACTCACGAAGTTGAGCCAGTTGGCGGATTTTTAGTTTCGCCGCTGATTGCATTTGCTTTTTCTATAGGCTCGGCTATGCTTATAGCTCCTATATTTATGGAGTTTTCGCTTATCAAAAATGAAACCGCTTTGATAGGCGGAATTTTTATATTTATGGTAGGGATATTTGGTTTTATACTTAGAAACTCGTTTATAAAACAAATTCTATCTTACTGTTTATTTGAAAATGGCATTCATCTAAGTCTAGCTCTCACAGCTTATAATTCTCACGCTTTAGTTGAGCTTGGCATTCTTAGCGACGCTGTTTTTGCTATCATTATAATGAGTATTTTAGCATTTCGTTACTACAAAATTTACGGCACTCTTGATACGAGCATAGCTAATAGTTTAAAAGGTTAA